The following proteins are encoded in a genomic region of candidate division KSB1 bacterium:
- a CDS encoding divergent polysaccharide deacetylase family protein — MKRQFNAKQIKSRGKIRSPILSKLLMTLGLGVILAISVLVFFDPGEANIEQSPPEITNNTLTTNQTWAREFERLMLQLHFSSDWARGIEKIKDSESFNPNRFLLTLKYPVGYRIHKFIFSVIQMSKRKHYQVMETYEKFSPREISVGISTARGDYIQMNYKENSDLEWHSGKIAIIIDDFGYRSDHFVNAFFEMPYPITIAIIPGTEFAEQMAEKAHQAGLDVLIHLPMEPLQGEVENKGYTIFTGMSLEEIDSTVKRALENVRGAIGINNHMGSKATANRTTMQRLMQSLKNRNLLFIDSITNRNSVAYQQALQAGVPTLKLSTFIDNPEKNMQLEIIMRNTVSQLSPTNPAVLIGHTRDETSKILPGEMAKWARKGISFVSVLDLLEKQ; from the coding sequence AACGCAAAACAGATCAAATCACGGGGAAAAATAAGATCTCCTATCCTTTCTAAACTATTAATGACGCTTGGATTAGGTGTTATCCTGGCCATATCGGTGCTGGTTTTCTTTGATCCCGGTGAAGCCAACATTGAACAATCTCCACCGGAAATCACAAATAATACTTTAACGACTAATCAAACCTGGGCAAGAGAATTTGAGAGGTTGATGCTTCAGCTTCATTTCTCTTCCGATTGGGCTAGAGGAATAGAAAAAATTAAAGATTCCGAATCTTTCAATCCAAATCGGTTTTTACTGACATTAAAATACCCGGTTGGATACCGGATTCATAAATTCATTTTTTCTGTGATTCAAATGTCTAAAAGGAAGCATTACCAGGTAATGGAAACCTATGAAAAATTCAGCCCGCGTGAAATAAGTGTCGGAATCTCCACTGCAAGGGGTGATTACATTCAGATGAATTACAAAGAAAATTCCGATCTGGAATGGCACAGCGGAAAGATCGCAATTATTATTGATGATTTCGGTTACCGTTCCGATCATTTTGTGAATGCATTTTTTGAAATGCCATACCCGATAACCATTGCAATCATTCCCGGAACTGAGTTTGCAGAACAAATGGCCGAGAAGGCACATCAAGCCGGATTGGATGTGCTTATCCATCTCCCGATGGAGCCACTTCAGGGAGAAGTGGAAAATAAGGGTTATACCATTTTCACGGGAATGTCTCTAGAAGAAATAGATTCGACTGTGAAACGGGCATTGGAAAATGTGCGCGGCGCGATAGGAATTAACAATCATATGGGCTCTAAGGCGACGGCGAATCGAACCACAATGCAAAGATTGATGCAAAGTTTAAAAAATCGTAATCTTTTATTCATAGACAGCATCACAAATCGAAATAGCGTGGCCTATCAACAAGCATTACAAGCTGGGGTTCCCACATTAAAATTAAGTACTTTTATTGATAATCCTGAAAAGAACATGCAGCTGGAAATTATTATGCGGAATACCGTGAGCCAGCTTTCACCCACGAATCCTGCTGTTCTAATCGGACATACCCGGGATGAGACCAGCAAAATATTACCCGGCGAGATGGCTAAATGGGCAAGAAAGGGGATCTCCTTTGTAAGTGTCCTTGATTTGTTGGAAAAACAGTAA
- a CDS encoding pyridoxine 5'-phosphate synthase, with translation MIRLGVNIDHVATIRQAREGHEPEPIAAAVLVDLAGADGIVCHLREDRRHIQDRDLKLLKEIVKTHLNLEMAVTSEMENIAIKILPDMVTLVPENRQELTTEGGMDVIGHSTRIAQMISNLHTHNIVVSLFVDPNIHQIKETSRIGADYIEIHTGEYANASDLITQNEELEKIVTMAAAATKLELGVSAGHGLNYQNVIPIANIPQIEELNIGHSIIARSVLVGMERAVTEMLRLIR, from the coding sequence ATGATACGGCTCGGGGTTAACATAGACCATGTAGCGACAATTCGACAAGCTAGGGAAGGACATGAACCCGAACCCATAGCAGCAGCCGTACTGGTTGATTTGGCCGGCGCCGATGGTATTGTCTGTCATCTTCGTGAAGACCGGCGTCACATCCAGGACAGAGACTTGAAATTACTTAAGGAAATCGTCAAAACTCACCTGAATTTAGAAATGGCTGTGACTTCCGAAATGGAAAATATCGCAATCAAGATATTGCCGGACATGGTTACCCTGGTACCGGAAAACCGCCAGGAACTTACCACAGAGGGCGGTATGGATGTAATCGGTCATTCTACCCGTATCGCACAAATGATTTCAAACCTGCATACGCACAATATTGTCGTAAGCCTTTTTGTCGATCCGAATATCCACCAAATCAAAGAAACATCTCGTATTGGCGCAGATTACATCGAGATCCATACCGGCGAGTACGCCAATGCCAGTGATTTAATTACACAAAATGAAGAACTTGAAAAAATAGTAACCATGGCTGCTGCCGCTACCAAGCTTGAATTAGGTGTAAGCGCCGGACACGGTTTGAATTATCAAAATGTGATTCCCATCGCTAATATCCCACAGATAGAAGAATTAAATATAGGCCATTCTATTATTGCACGATCAGTTTTGGTCGGGATGGAGCGTGCCGTCACCGAAATGCTTAGACTAATACGGTAG
- a CDS encoding asparaginase, with the protein MRNSVLVLRGGKVESCHVIHAAVVDSKNNLIAKVGNPNLKTFIRSSAKPFQTLALFRAGVIDHFDFDDKEIAIISASHNGEVFHLDVLNSIIQKTGLKESQLLCGYHSPFHAASAKRILTENKTKSLLQNNCSGKHLGMLSACLVKGYSMDSYIDPEHPHQIAIREIISEYSEIPYENSEFGIDGCGVPAFYLPLKTMALMFTKFASGKDSDVVRIREAMAKYPELVAGTRRFDTQFMQTTQGRAVSKVGGEAVECFSFFDSHGMGIALKCEDGQLRGVEPAAIDILLQMNLISESEAMTMDNYWRPVLKNHVGVETGRILTDIQVEFLNQG; encoded by the coding sequence TTGAGAAATTCTGTTCTTGTATTGAGAGGCGGTAAAGTAGAAAGCTGCCATGTAATCCATGCAGCAGTTGTAGATTCAAAAAACAATCTGATTGCTAAAGTAGGTAATCCCAACCTCAAAACATTTATCCGCTCTTCAGCTAAACCATTTCAAACCTTAGCTCTTTTTCGTGCCGGGGTAATCGATCACTTCGATTTTGATGACAAAGAAATAGCTATCATTTCGGCGTCACATAATGGTGAAGTCTTTCATTTGGATGTCTTAAATTCCATTATCCAAAAGACCGGTTTGAAAGAATCCCAGCTGCTTTGCGGTTATCATTCACCATTTCATGCAGCATCGGCAAAACGGATACTGACTGAAAACAAAACCAAAAGTTTGTTGCAAAACAATTGCTCCGGTAAGCATCTGGGTATGTTATCTGCCTGCCTTGTTAAGGGATATTCGATGGATTCCTACATAGATCCGGAACATCCGCATCAAATAGCGATTCGCGAGATCATTTCCGAATATAGCGAAATACCATACGAAAATAGTGAATTTGGAATCGATGGCTGTGGAGTACCTGCGTTTTATCTGCCTCTAAAAACAATGGCATTGATGTTTACGAAATTTGCTTCTGGCAAAGATTCAGATGTGGTTCGGATCAGGGAAGCCATGGCAAAATATCCGGAATTAGTTGCTGGTACACGCCGTTTCGATACCCAATTTATGCAAACAACACAGGGAAGGGCAGTATCAAAAGTTGGCGGTGAAGCAGTGGAGTGTTTTTCTTTCTTTGATTCACATGGAATGGGTATTGCCTTGAAATGTGAAGACGGCCAATTGCGTGGTGTTGAGCCTGCTGCGATTGATATTCTGCTTCAAATGAACTTGATTTCTGAGAGTGAAGCGATGACTATGGATAATTATTGGCGTCCGGTTCTGAAAAATCATGTTGGTGTGGAAACCGGTCGAATTCTAACAGATATTCAAGTTGAGTTTCTGAATCAGGGATAA
- a CDS encoding PorV/PorQ family protein, whose product MKFKCIKIKSLIKAIAIVSFISFSQHIPVATADTPAGQAGAFLRMGIGARAMGMGNALTGLARDGFAGYYNPASLPFMKRPELVFSLGLLSLDRKQNFIGFSTFLQPKSKVDTLSTNGNVFRGGIAFGWVHAGISDIDGRDSDGNHTGMLSNTENAFFASFALQPKEYIGIGLTVKIVQNRLPGLEKDEGTLSANGLGFDLGLFSEPMTNLTLGLVVKDISTKYTWDTENVFARGSRTINEFPMLVRFGGAYKFQQETLLSMDAEFNEEQGWRIYLGGERKFRESFTARAGYNSDRLTFGFGVQFNIWNFKGELDYAYDTISITPNAEQHISWRLIF is encoded by the coding sequence ATGAAATTCAAATGCATTAAAATAAAAAGTCTCATTAAAGCAATAGCAATTGTGAGCTTTATTTCATTTTCTCAACATATTCCCGTGGCTACGGCAGATACTCCGGCAGGACAAGCCGGCGCGTTCCTTCGAATGGGTATTGGAGCTCGCGCCATGGGCATGGGTAATGCCTTAACCGGCCTGGCTCGCGATGGATTTGCAGGATATTATAATCCCGCCAGCCTGCCCTTTATGAAGAGACCGGAGCTGGTATTTTCCCTGGGCCTGTTATCGCTGGATAGGAAACAAAATTTCATAGGATTCTCGACCTTCTTACAACCAAAATCAAAAGTTGATACCTTATCCACTAATGGAAATGTCTTTCGCGGAGGGATTGCTTTTGGTTGGGTTCATGCCGGTATTTCGGATATCGATGGGCGGGATAGCGATGGCAATCATACCGGTATGTTGTCGAACACCGAAAATGCTTTTTTTGCTTCATTTGCATTACAACCGAAAGAATACATAGGAATCGGGCTGACCGTAAAAATTGTTCAGAACCGCTTGCCCGGATTAGAAAAAGATGAGGGCACGTTGAGTGCAAATGGTCTCGGTTTTGATTTGGGATTGTTTTCTGAGCCCATGACCAATTTGACATTAGGATTAGTTGTTAAGGATATTAGCACTAAATATACCTGGGATACTGAAAATGTTTTTGCGAGAGGTTCCAGAACCATCAATGAATTTCCCATGCTTGTGCGCTTTGGTGGTGCTTACAAATTTCAGCAAGAAACCCTTCTTTCGATGGATGCTGAATTCAACGAAGAGCAGGGATGGCGGATTTACTTGGGTGGTGAGAGAAAATTCAGGGAATCCTTTACGGCAAGAGCGGGCTACAATTCAGACCGCCTTACATTTGGGTTTGGGGTTCAATTCAATATCTGGAATTTTAAGGGTGAATTGGATTATGCCTACGATACAATTTCGATTACACCCAATGCTGAACAACATATTTCCTGGCGTCTCATTTTTTAA
- a CDS encoding PorV/PorQ family protein has product MAKYLLTILLALNIVSTALSQSGLSFLKIGIGGRASGMGEAFSAVVDDATATYWNPAGLMQLNQQQLFLIHNEWLEDVRSEFVTFALPTKNYSIGFSLNSINIGDIELRGRQPSVDPIATFTAHDLALGLSYARSITTEWDVGVTVKYLFEKIYIEESSGIAGDIGVQYHPAVIPIKFGMTLQNLGRMNKLGSESPELPRIFRLGLAFNPTILQVDHLLFAGDFVHDFEGNSHFHVGTEYLLKDYLEVRLGYQTGYEIKSIQFGFGFRFDKILMDYGYVPLQKNFGQGHRFSFGINF; this is encoded by the coding sequence ATGGCAAAATATTTGTTAACGATTTTACTGGCTTTAAATATTGTCTCAACTGCTTTGAGTCAATCCGGACTTTCTTTTCTAAAGATAGGCATTGGAGGCAGGGCTTCAGGCATGGGAGAAGCTTTTTCTGCAGTAGTCGATGATGCCACAGCGACTTACTGGAATCCTGCCGGTTTAATGCAACTCAACCAGCAACAACTCTTTCTGATTCATAATGAATGGCTTGAGGATGTTCGCAGTGAATTTGTTACATTTGCCTTGCCGACGAAAAACTATTCTATTGGCTTCAGTCTCAATAGTATCAACATAGGCGATATTGAACTGCGAGGACGTCAGCCTTCAGTCGATCCAATTGCCACCTTCACAGCGCATGATCTTGCACTTGGTTTATCTTATGCTCGTTCGATTACAACGGAATGGGATGTCGGGGTCACCGTAAAATACTTATTTGAAAAGATATACATCGAAGAATCCAGCGGGATTGCCGGGGATATTGGCGTTCAATATCATCCGGCGGTTATTCCCATCAAATTCGGTATGACATTGCAAAACCTCGGGAGGATGAATAAATTAGGAAGCGAATCACCAGAATTGCCCCGTATATTCAGACTTGGACTTGCTTTTAATCCAACCATATTACAAGTGGATCACTTGCTTTTTGCCGGAGATTTTGTACATGATTTTGAGGGCAACTCCCATTTTCATGTGGGTACAGAATATCTTCTGAAAGATTACTTGGAAGTCAGACTAGGATACCAAACAGGTTATGAAATAAAAAGCATTCAATTTGGTTTCGGTTTCCGGTTCGATAAAATCTTGATGGATTATGGTTATGTGCCATTGCAGAAGAATTTCGGACAGGGGCATAGGTTTTCGTTTGGAATCAATTTTTAA
- a CDS encoding arsenate reductase ArsC, whose amino-acid sequence MKTVLVICTGNSARSQMMEGLLNHFGNGKVQAHSAGTRPSTINPFAIEAMTEIGIDISTHYSKSIDEFSNQTFDVVLTVCDSARESCPFFPGEKIIHKSFTDPAALEGSDQKKLKLFRKVRDEEMEWVEDFLKK is encoded by the coding sequence ATGAAAACTGTTTTGGTAATATGCACAGGAAATTCTGCCAGAAGTCAAATGATGGAAGGTTTACTCAACCATTTTGGCAATGGAAAAGTTCAAGCCCACAGCGCGGGCACTAGGCCCTCGACAATAAATCCATTTGCGATCGAAGCCATGACGGAAATTGGCATCGATATTTCAACCCATTATTCAAAATCCATCGATGAATTTTCCAACCAAACTTTTGATGTAGTTCTTACTGTTTGCGATTCAGCACGAGAAAGCTGTCCCTTTTTTCCCGGTGAAAAAATCATCCATAAGAGCTTTACGGATCCGGCCGCATTAGAAGGCTCGGATCAAAAAAAATTGAAGCTTTTTAGAAAAGTCAGGGATGAAGAGATGGAATGGGTCGAAGACTTTTTGAAGAAATAA
- a CDS encoding OmpA family protein, translating into MNLLTLKSFRNIFSQFLIFLLISIFHISGLAQDQVSPREQIFGEVDKLIEEAQLLQASLYSPKNFSKAVEKYKEAERRFQRGSNLNDIRKRLVEVADYLNKSIETSKLALVAFIDINAAKKAAMKADADVLLSEDWQKGVKLLKEAAEKLESGNSTDARKKSGLGELHFRTAELTAIKNKFLLPTWDLLNRTRELKVEDHAPKTLEKAKRLAARVEVLLNQNRYDTDEALQLAQEAKYEAVHAIYLSQLIKGLKKSKDYEGVLLESEAPLQKISSELQLNLEFTEGLQVPTNKIITAIKVLASKIRKDESTIDQKNQEIKNLEEQVETMKDRLGSATETEKELQSKLAKIRDEEEKMKRISKMFATSEANVLRSGSNIIIRLYGLTFPVGKAIIEPQYFQLLSRVKKAFDEFTNAQIIIEGHTDSRGSDELNLKLSQDRAQAVARYFTAIEENLLGKIQSEGYGESRPIASNNSEEGRAINRRIDIVITPVK; encoded by the coding sequence GTGAATTTGTTAACTTTAAAATCTTTTAGAAATATCTTTTCACAATTTTTAATCTTTCTTCTTATCTCAATATTTCATATTAGTGGATTAGCACAAGACCAGGTAAGTCCAAGAGAACAAATTTTTGGTGAAGTCGATAAATTAATAGAAGAAGCTCAACTTCTTCAAGCCAGTCTCTATTCGCCCAAAAATTTTTCAAAAGCCGTAGAAAAATATAAGGAAGCAGAAAGAAGGTTCCAAAGAGGAAGCAACTTAAATGATATTCGTAAAAGACTGGTTGAAGTAGCGGATTATTTAAATAAATCAATCGAAACATCAAAATTGGCATTAGTGGCGTTTATTGATATTAATGCAGCAAAGAAAGCCGCCATGAAAGCTGATGCTGATGTGCTTCTTTCCGAGGATTGGCAAAAAGGTGTAAAACTATTAAAGGAAGCCGCCGAGAAACTGGAAAGTGGAAATTCAACAGATGCAAGAAAAAAATCCGGCCTAGGGGAATTGCATTTTCGAACAGCCGAATTAACTGCAATAAAAAATAAATTTTTGCTTCCTACCTGGGATTTACTAAATAGAACGAGGGAGCTCAAGGTTGAAGACCATGCACCGAAAACTTTGGAAAAAGCCAAACGCTTGGCTGCTCGTGTAGAGGTTCTGTTAAATCAAAATCGATATGATACGGATGAAGCGTTACAGCTTGCACAAGAAGCAAAATATGAGGCTGTTCATGCAATTTACTTATCTCAGCTAATTAAGGGATTAAAAAAATCAAAAGACTATGAAGGTGTTTTGCTGGAATCTGAAGCGCCTTTGCAAAAAATCTCATCAGAATTGCAATTGAATCTAGAATTCACTGAGGGGTTACAAGTCCCAACTAACAAAATAATCACTGCAATCAAAGTATTGGCTAGTAAGATCCGCAAAGATGAGTCAACAATTGACCAGAAGAACCAGGAAATCAAAAATTTGGAAGAGCAAGTTGAAACAATGAAGGATCGGCTAGGTAGTGCAACCGAAACTGAAAAAGAGCTGCAATCGAAATTAGCAAAAATTCGTGACGAAGAAGAAAAAATGAAAAGAATTTCCAAAATGTTTGCTACCAGCGAGGCAAATGTACTTCGGAGTGGCTCAAATATCATCATCAGATTATATGGATTGACATTCCCGGTTGGGAAGGCTATTATTGAACCACAATATTTTCAATTGCTTTCCAGAGTTAAAAAAGCATTTGATGAATTTACCAATGCACAGATTATCATTGAAGGTCATACGGATTCCAGGGGATCTGATGAGTTAAACCTAAAGCTTTCTCAAGATCGCGCACAGGCAGTCGCTCGATATTTTACTGCGATTGAAGAAAATTTGTTGGGCAAGATTCAATCAGAAGGTTATGGTGAATCGAGGCCGATTGCAAGTAACAATAGTGAAGAAGGCAGGGCAATAAACAGGCGTATTGACATTGTTATTACCCCGGTCAAATAG
- the dusA gene encoding tRNA dihydrouridine(20/20a) synthase DusA, producing MEFNKKNIDLRSKKWPVSIAPMMQWTDRHFRYFMRQITRKTLLYTEMITTGAVMRGNREKLLGFSEMEKPLVLQIGGDDVKLLTECAKIAEDWGYDEVNINVGCPSDRVQNGNFGACLMAKPELIAAAVEKMRQAVCIPVTVKHRIGIDDLDTYEDLANFVRIVTEGGCDRFMIHARKAILKGLNPKENRSIPPLRHEEVYRLKSEFPNLIIEVNGGVRTLEDISVHLQHVNGVMIGRSAYENPFLFAEVDSRFYGEEVKEISREQVANAMIPYIEEQVQRGIPLKRITRPMLGLFAHIPYARLWRRFISENAYKSGAGSEVLKIALNEIHIKTIFDQHQNIPA from the coding sequence ATGGAATTCAATAAGAAAAATATCGATCTACGCAGTAAAAAATGGCCTGTGAGTATTGCACCCATGATGCAATGGACCGACAGGCATTTTCGTTATTTTATGCGCCAGATTACACGGAAAACACTTTTATACACAGAAATGATCACGACAGGTGCAGTCATGCGGGGAAATCGAGAAAAGCTGTTAGGCTTTTCAGAGATGGAGAAACCATTGGTTCTGCAAATCGGCGGGGATGATGTTAAGCTGTTGACTGAATGCGCTAAAATTGCGGAAGATTGGGGTTATGATGAAGTGAATATCAATGTGGGGTGTCCCAGCGACCGGGTGCAAAACGGTAATTTTGGCGCTTGCCTAATGGCGAAACCTGAATTGATTGCTGCTGCAGTCGAGAAAATGCGACAGGCTGTTTGTATTCCAGTAACGGTTAAGCACAGGATTGGTATCGATGATCTGGATACTTATGAAGATCTTGCGAATTTTGTTCGGATTGTTACCGAAGGCGGTTGTGACCGCTTCATGATACACGCACGCAAAGCCATTTTAAAAGGACTGAATCCAAAAGAAAATCGTTCAATTCCCCCACTCCGGCATGAAGAAGTCTATCGCTTAAAAAGTGAATTTCCAAACCTTATTATTGAAGTCAATGGTGGGGTGCGAACGCTGGAAGATATCTCAGTTCATCTTCAACATGTGAATGGAGTTATGATAGGCAGATCTGCTTATGAAAATCCGTTTTTGTTTGCCGAAGTGGATTCCAGGTTTTATGGCGAAGAGGTAAAAGAGATTAGTAGAGAACAGGTTGCTAATGCCATGATACCCTACATAGAAGAACAGGTGCAGCGTGGAATTCCTCTCAAGAGAATTACAAGACCTATGCTAGGATTGTTTGCACATATACCTTATGCTCGTTTGTGGAGAAGGTTTATAAGTGAGAATGCTTACAAATCCGGGGCTGGTTCGGAGGTTCTTAAAATTGCTTTAAATGAGATTCATATAAAAACAATATTCGATCAACACCAAAATATACCTGCGTGA
- a CDS encoding glycosyltransferase family 2 protein — MKSNAKITVIIPAYNEEKSIDKVIQAIPEWIDEIIVVDNGSTDNTGSVARDNGARVVQEPKRGYGTACLTGIAAIQTSDIVVFLDGDFSDYPGDMHLLVDPILSGEAEMVIGSRLLGITEPGSLALQARFGNMLACFLIKKIWKVKFTDLGPFRAIRYSTLLELGMRDPNYGWTVEMQIRAAQQNIPSLEVPVRYRKRIGKSKVSGTIPGVIGAGTKILGTIFWAALFTKSFNRKTKEFDTKKQ, encoded by the coding sequence ATGAAATCTAATGCCAAGATAACCGTCATCATTCCTGCGTATAATGAGGAAAAATCTATCGATAAAGTCATCCAAGCCATTCCCGAATGGATCGATGAAATTATTGTCGTTGATAATGGCTCAACGGATAATACCGGTTCGGTTGCCAGGGACAACGGCGCTAGGGTTGTTCAGGAACCTAAAAGAGGATATGGGACAGCTTGTTTGACCGGAATAGCAGCCATTCAAACAAGTGATATTGTTGTATTTTTAGATGGCGACTTCAGTGATTATCCTGGTGATATGCACCTGCTTGTAGACCCGATTTTATCCGGAGAAGCGGAAATGGTAATCGGTAGCCGATTGTTAGGGATAACAGAACCAGGCTCCCTGGCTTTACAAGCCAGGTTTGGAAATATGCTGGCATGCTTTTTAATTAAGAAAATCTGGAAGGTCAAATTTACTGATTTAGGTCCATTTCGAGCGATTCGATATTCAACTCTTCTTGAATTAGGGATGCGAGATCCGAATTATGGCTGGACTGTTGAAATGCAGATCCGAGCGGCGCAGCAGAATATTCCATCTCTGGAAGTGCCGGTGCGATATCGAAAACGGATTGGTAAATCGAAAGTGTCCGGAACGATTCCGGGTGTTATTGGCGCTGGAACAAAAATTCTGGGAACTATCTTCTGGGCGGCATTATTTACAAAATCGTTTAATCGGAAAACTAAAGAATTTGATACAAAAAAACAGTAA
- a CDS encoding DUF2029 domain-containing protein produces the protein MISSTPILEVDFNRYLWDGAVTANGLNPYKYSPYEIQNTEKTPGEIPQDYLELARESNGILGKINHSDLKTVYPPVTQIAFALAHMISPWDIIAWRFILLAVDVITLFLLFKIFRQLNLSVFWLIIYWWNPLLIKEIFNSAHMDVLIFPFIIGAVLVHLRNKRFSAIVLLAFAVGVKLWPVLLLPFFLKNKLLKPKELTLSIALFTMIVLALLAPVYLTGFDENSGFINYSERWQLNDAIFKLLVWGSQLGLGLFSIHPGFKFLTARYIVVILMVAWMFYLVLRKQESPKAFVDHCQWTIAALFFLIPTQFPWYFLWLLPLLTVRPRFSLLLLTATLPLYYLRYFFDSRGMVDIFDFGIVWIEYIPIWIFLGREIYYSTKKIPHFTTQFLTANEI, from the coding sequence ATGATTAGCTCAACCCCCATTCTGGAAGTTGACTTCAATCGATATTTATGGGATGGAGCTGTAACTGCAAATGGATTGAATCCATACAAATATTCTCCCTATGAAATTCAGAATACTGAGAAAACACCAGGGGAAATTCCGCAAGACTATTTGGAATTAGCGCGTGAGTCTAATGGAATTCTGGGAAAAATTAATCATTCCGATTTAAAAACGGTTTATCCGCCGGTTACGCAAATTGCATTTGCGCTTGCACATATGATAAGTCCCTGGGATATAATTGCCTGGCGTTTTATTCTGTTGGCTGTTGATGTTATTACTTTATTCTTGTTATTTAAGATATTCCGGCAATTAAATTTGTCTGTATTTTGGTTGATAATCTACTGGTGGAATCCTTTGCTTATAAAAGAAATTTTCAATTCAGCTCATATGGATGTGCTCATATTCCCTTTCATTATCGGAGCAGTGTTAGTCCACCTGCGAAACAAAAGATTTTCAGCAATTGTTTTACTGGCATTTGCGGTTGGGGTTAAACTTTGGCCGGTGCTTTTACTGCCGTTTTTTTTGAAAAATAAATTGCTGAAACCTAAGGAATTGACTCTATCCATAGCTCTTTTTACGATGATTGTCTTGGCTTTATTGGCGCCAGTGTATCTTACTGGGTTTGACGAGAATTCCGGATTTATTAATTATAGCGAACGATGGCAGCTGAACGACGCCATATTCAAATTATTGGTATGGGGATCGCAACTGGGGCTGGGGTTATTTAGCATTCACCCAGGCTTTAAGTTTTTGACAGCTAGATATATCGTCGTGATACTTATGGTTGCTTGGATGTTCTATCTTGTACTGAGAAAGCAAGAGAGCCCAAAGGCCTTTGTAGACCATTGTCAATGGACTATTGCAGCGCTATTCTTTTTAATTCCAACACAATTCCCATGGTATTTCCTGTGGTTGCTTCCTTTACTTACCGTCAGGCCGCGCTTTTCTTTGCTTTTGTTGACAGCAACTTTGCCCCTCTATTATTTACGCTACTTTTTTGATTCAAGGGGTATGGTCGACATTTTTGATTTTGGTATTGTTTGGATTGAATATATACCCATTTGGATTTTCTTAGGTCGTGAGATTTATTATTCAACAAAAAAAATCCCTCATTTCACTACTCAATTTTTAACTGCTAATGAAATCTAA